One genomic window of Vibrio rhizosphaerae includes the following:
- the coaA gene encoding type I pantothenate kinase, whose translation MDPYLSFDRRQWSDLRNSVPMTLSEDDLVELQGINESLSMKEAVEIYLPLARLLNLYVAARQSRNTVLNQFLGHTDIAPPFIIGIAGSVAVGKSTTARLLRALLSRWENHPKVELITTDGFLYPNEVLLEKGIMQKKGFPESYDIKRLVQFVSDVKSGKKNVTAPVYSHLTYDITEELKTVHAPDILLIEGLNVLQSGMDYPHAPHRVFISDFLDFSIYVDAESSLIEKWYIERFMKFRHGAFKRPGSYFSHYTKLSESEAHSIARNIWQAINGKNLQENILPTRERAQLILRKGINHTVEEILLRQ comes from the coding sequence ATGGATCCTTATCTCTCATTCGACAGACGCCAGTGGTCGGATCTACGTAATTCCGTTCCCATGACTTTGTCAGAAGATGATTTAGTTGAACTACAAGGTATCAACGAATCATTAAGTATGAAGGAAGCTGTTGAAATCTACTTACCTTTAGCGCGTTTATTAAACTTGTATGTGGCAGCAAGACAGAGTCGTAATACTGTTTTAAACCAATTTTTGGGCCATACCGATATTGCGCCACCTTTTATTATTGGTATCGCAGGCAGCGTCGCGGTTGGCAAAAGTACCACCGCCAGATTGCTACGAGCCCTCTTATCTCGCTGGGAAAATCACCCTAAAGTTGAGCTGATTACCACCGACGGATTCCTTTATCCAAATGAAGTGCTGTTAGAAAAAGGCATCATGCAGAAAAAAGGATTCCCCGAGTCCTATGATATTAAACGCTTGGTGCAATTTGTTTCCGATGTCAAATCGGGCAAGAAAAATGTTACAGCGCCGGTATATTCTCACCTCACCTATGATATTACCGAGGAATTAAAAACGGTTCATGCACCCGATATTTTGCTGATTGAAGGCCTTAATGTTCTGCAAAGTGGGATGGATTATCCTCACGCACCACACCGTGTTTTTATTTCAGATTTTCTCGATTTCTCTATCTATGTCGACGCTGAATCGTCTCTGATTGAAAAATGGTATATCGAACGCTTCATGAAGTTTCGCCATGGTGCCTTTAAAAGGCCGGGCTCCTACTTCAGTCACTATACAAAACTGAGTGAGTCGGAAGCTCATTCTATCGCGAGAAATATCTGGCAGGCGATCAATGGGAAAAACTTGCAGGAAAACATTCTACCAACGCGGGAAAGAGCGCAGTTGATCCTACGTAAGGGCATCAACCACACTGTTGAAGAAATTTTGCTGCGACAATAG
- the birA gene encoding bifunctional biotin--[acetyl-CoA-carboxylase] ligase/biotin operon repressor BirA has translation MKEHHVKLTILSTLADGGFHSGEALGAALGISRAAISKHIRGIQAWGVDIFRVQGKGYQLAQPMQLLDQHYIQSHVSTPVHLQPIIDSTNQYLLDRVGSLTSGTVCLAEYQQKGRGRRGRHWLSPFGANLYFSMYWRLDAGMAAAMGLSLVVGVAVVDALKTLGVDDIKLKWPNDLYYQDKKLAGILVEVSGQAGEAAHLIIGMGMNLSMTSQTQQIDQPWSSLAQVIGYEHIDRNALAVALIQSWAQALETYEREGMTNFVERWNQVDNFIGRPVKLLMGERVITGIERGINAHGAVLLETEQGIESYVGGEISLRSNEPH, from the coding sequence ATGAAAGAACACCATGTCAAGCTGACTATTTTGTCAACCTTAGCCGATGGTGGTTTTCATTCAGGTGAAGCATTGGGGGCTGCTTTAGGGATTTCCCGGGCTGCAATCAGCAAACATATCCGGGGAATTCAGGCGTGGGGTGTTGATATATTTCGCGTTCAGGGAAAAGGTTATCAATTAGCCCAGCCAATGCAATTATTGGATCAACACTATATTCAGAGCCATGTTTCTACGCCTGTGCATTTGCAGCCGATCATTGACTCGACCAATCAGTATTTACTGGATCGTGTCGGGTCATTAACCTCCGGAACGGTTTGTCTTGCTGAATATCAGCAAAAAGGCCGGGGACGGCGGGGCAGACACTGGCTCTCTCCGTTTGGGGCCAACCTGTATTTCTCAATGTACTGGCGACTGGATGCCGGTATGGCTGCGGCGATGGGACTGAGTTTGGTGGTCGGGGTTGCCGTTGTCGACGCACTGAAAACGCTTGGTGTTGATGACATTAAACTGAAATGGCCCAATGATTTGTATTATCAGGATAAGAAACTGGCTGGTATTTTAGTCGAGGTTTCAGGGCAAGCCGGTGAAGCGGCGCATTTGATCATTGGGATGGGGATGAATTTATCTATGACGTCGCAGACGCAACAGATTGATCAACCCTGGAGTAGTCTGGCTCAGGTAATTGGCTACGAGCATATTGATCGTAATGCGTTGGCTGTGGCTTTAATTCAGTCCTGGGCTCAGGCGCTGGAGACCTACGAGAGAGAAGGCATGACGAATTTCGTTGAAAGATGGAATCAGGTCGATAACTTCATTGGTCGTCCCGTTAAACTATTAATGGGAGAGCGTGTGATTACCGGGATTGAACGTGGTATTAATGCCCATGGCGCCGTGTTATTGGAAACAGAGCAGGGCATTGAAAGTTATGTCGGCGGGGAGATCTCTCTACGTAGTAATGAGCCCCACTAA
- the murB gene encoding UDP-N-acetylmuramate dehydrogenase encodes MQIYLNENLSAYHTFGIQQSCQVLVVVDTVAELMDVYRRPEWQSLPKIVLGKGSNVLFTEFYQGVVIINRLRGIDVREDENHYFLHVQGGEDWPELVKWSVSQQLPGLENLAMIPGCAGSAPIQNIGAYGIEFQDVCDYVDYLCLKTFQVIRLSRAECSFGYRDSIFKHRLYQQAVVVGIGLKLAKAWQPHLKYGPLQQLAGNCSPTEVFDCICDIRTRKLPDPKQVGNAGSFFKNPVLTEAQFQTLAANYPDVVSYPASSGVKVAAGWLIDQCGLKGFQIGGAAIHEQQALVLINCQHATASDVIRLATHVYRCVHEKYGVALEHEVRFIGRSSEVYLDMWLKEQQS; translated from the coding sequence ATGCAAATATATCTCAACGAAAATCTCAGTGCTTATCATACCTTTGGTATTCAACAGTCTTGTCAGGTGTTGGTTGTCGTCGACACGGTTGCAGAATTAATGGATGTCTATCGTCGTCCTGAATGGCAATCGTTGCCAAAAATTGTGCTCGGTAAAGGGAGTAATGTACTGTTTACCGAATTCTACCAAGGGGTTGTGATTATCAATCGTCTGCGTGGCATTGATGTCCGCGAAGATGAAAATCACTATTTCCTGCATGTTCAGGGAGGAGAAGACTGGCCTGAATTAGTCAAATGGAGTGTGTCACAACAACTGCCCGGGCTCGAAAATTTAGCCATGATTCCCGGATGTGCCGGGAGTGCGCCGATCCAGAATATCGGTGCCTATGGGATCGAATTTCAGGATGTGTGTGACTACGTTGATTATCTCTGTCTCAAGACTTTTCAAGTCATTCGCTTGAGTCGTGCTGAATGCTCATTTGGCTATCGTGACTCAATTTTCAAACATCGGCTCTACCAGCAGGCGGTTGTTGTCGGGATTGGACTCAAACTGGCGAAAGCGTGGCAGCCTCATCTGAAATATGGACCATTGCAACAACTGGCGGGCAATTGCTCTCCCACCGAAGTTTTTGACTGTATCTGTGATATCCGTACCCGTAAACTGCCCGATCCGAAACAGGTGGGTAATGCCGGTAGCTTTTTCAAAAACCCGGTGTTGACCGAAGCTCAGTTTCAAACGTTGGCCGCCAATTATCCGGATGTTGTGAGTTACCCTGCTTCGTCAGGTGTGAAAGTCGCCGCCGGTTGGTTGATCGATCAGTGTGGCCTGAAAGGTTTCCAAATCGGCGGGGCTGCGATTCACGAGCAACAGGCGTTGGTCCTGATTAATTGTCAGCACGCAACAGCATCGGATGTTATCCGGCTTGCAACCCATGTATACCGTTGTGTCCATGAAAAATACGGTGTCGCTTTGGAACACGAAGTGCGATTTATCGGACGCAGTAGCGAAGTTTATTTGGATATGTGGCTGAAGGAGCAACAGTCATGA
- a CDS encoding GNAT family N-acetyltransferase encodes MDHLSFEMLDPLKLPLVQRFYKQHYPTAKPKRHESIYTASLANQFCAVVRFRDIGASFQLLTGMTVAKERRSQGIGHQLLSFCEDHVLNHNVFCFAYRHLESFYQSHHFVVQAPQALPGEINTLYQRYHHQGRDIIPMRYCPPIQE; translated from the coding sequence ATGGATCATTTATCTTTCGAAATGTTAGACCCACTCAAACTTCCTTTGGTGCAACGCTTTTATAAGCAGCACTACCCGACAGCAAAACCGAAACGTCATGAAAGCATTTATACTGCGAGCCTTGCCAATCAATTCTGTGCCGTGGTGCGTTTTCGTGATATCGGTGCCTCATTTCAGCTGTTAACAGGTATGACAGTCGCTAAAGAGCGGCGCTCTCAAGGTATCGGTCATCAGTTACTGAGCTTCTGCGAGGACCATGTTCTCAATCACAATGTCTTCTGTTTTGCTTATCGTCATTTAGAAAGTTTTTATCAAAGTCATCATTTTGTGGTTCAGGCACCACAGGCGCTGCCGGGAGAAATCAACACGCTCTACCAACGGTATCACCATCAAGGCAGAGATATCATACCGATGCGCTATTGTCCGCCTATTCAGGAATAA
- the pssA gene encoding CDP-diacylglycerol--serine O-phosphatidyltransferase yields the protein MIARRNLFEQLPTIALEPKDFQVLYSAEQFRHHLIQAIRQANHRIYIVALYLEADDAGQEILSELYAAKQRNPQLDIVICVDWHRAQRGLIGAKHSQGNAVMYESFAQDSEHPIPVYGIPVRGREVFGVLHLKGFIVDDEVIYSGASLNNIYLHYQNRYRFDRYHSFHSRHLADAMVKFICDHLLSHPAVNNLANPSRPATKDLKTLIRQFRAQLAQATYQVPDQPVTQEQIGLTPLVGLGKRSNRLNQYISHLIAQAQEEITICTPYFNFPNNIANQVKKALKRGVKIHIIVGDKTANDFYIPPEETFKTIGGLPYLYELNLRRFAKSNEARIASRQLSIHLWKHDDNSFHLKGVWVDKRYMLITGNNLNPRAWKLDLENGILIQDHHAHLQTQFEREFDNILQHTQLVCTYKQLDDFENYPAEVQRLLKRIRRVKADRILKQIL from the coding sequence ATGATTGCTCGTAGAAATCTATTCGAACAGCTCCCCACAATTGCGCTAGAGCCGAAAGATTTTCAAGTCCTGTACTCCGCAGAACAGTTTCGGCATCACTTAATTCAGGCGATTCGACAGGCCAATCACAGAATTTATATTGTTGCACTTTACCTTGAAGCAGATGATGCCGGTCAGGAAATTCTTTCTGAGCTTTATGCCGCCAAGCAAAGAAATCCTCAACTCGATATTGTGATTTGCGTTGACTGGCACCGCGCTCAGCGAGGCCTGATCGGTGCGAAGCATTCTCAGGGGAATGCGGTGATGTATGAATCATTTGCCCAAGACAGTGAACATCCCATCCCTGTGTATGGTATCCCGGTCCGAGGACGGGAAGTGTTTGGCGTCCTCCACCTCAAAGGTTTCATCGTCGATGATGAAGTGATCTACAGTGGTGCAAGTCTGAACAACATTTATCTGCATTATCAAAATCGTTATCGTTTTGATCGTTATCACTCATTTCACAGCCGACATCTTGCCGACGCGATGGTCAAATTTATCTGTGATCATCTCTTGTCTCATCCGGCAGTCAATAATCTGGCCAATCCGTCACGTCCTGCAACAAAAGATTTAAAAACGTTGATTCGCCAGTTCCGAGCCCAGTTGGCACAAGCAACCTATCAGGTACCGGATCAGCCTGTTACACAGGAGCAGATTGGCCTGACACCATTGGTTGGGCTTGGTAAGCGAAGTAATCGTCTGAATCAATATATCAGTCACCTGATTGCTCAGGCGCAGGAAGAAATTACGATCTGTACGCCTTATTTTAATTTCCCGAATAATATTGCCAATCAGGTCAAAAAGGCTCTCAAGCGTGGGGTAAAAATTCATATTATCGTCGGAGACAAAACCGCGAATGATTTTTATATCCCGCCAGAAGAGACATTTAAGACTATCGGTGGATTACCCTACTTATATGAATTGAATCTGCGCCGTTTTGCTAAATCGAATGAAGCCAGAATTGCCAGCCGACAATTATCGATTCATTTGTGGAAACATGATGACAACAGTTTTCACTTGAAAGGCGTCTGGGTCGATAAACGTTATATGCTCATTACCGGAAACAACCTGAATCCGAGAGCGTGGAAACTGGATCTGGAAAATGGCATTCTGATTCAGGATCATCATGCCCATCTGCAAACGCAGTTTGAACGTGAATTCGACAATATCCTGCAGCACACACAGTTAGTTTGTACTTATAAGCAGTTAGACGACTTCGAGAACTATCCGGCTGAAGTTCAGCGCTTATTGAAACGGATTCGTCGGGTAAAAGCCGACCGAATCTTAAAACAGATTCTTTAG
- the fre gene encoding NAD(P)H-flavin reductase, translating into MIITCKVNSVQPLASNTYRILLQPASPVDFHAGQYLMVVMAEGDKRPFSIASSPCRESGELELHIGAAEHNAYASEVVDAMKTALQNDGEITIDVPHGDAWLKEDTTRPLLLIAGGTGFSYVRSILDHCLNQNIQRDIFLYWGAKDVLQLYALDELRDLASQHSKLTFIPVVEISTDPQWDGKVGNVLQAVSTDFESLEAFDIYIAGRFDMAGAAREQFTQNKHAKSERIYGDAFAFI; encoded by the coding sequence ATGATCATAACATGTAAAGTAAACTCAGTTCAGCCTTTAGCCAGTAATACATATCGTATTCTTCTCCAACCTGCGTCACCCGTTGATTTTCATGCGGGTCAGTACCTGATGGTCGTCATGGCAGAGGGAGATAAACGTCCGTTCTCAATTGCCAGTAGCCCATGCCGGGAAAGTGGCGAACTGGAATTACACATTGGGGCAGCGGAACATAACGCTTATGCCAGTGAAGTCGTTGATGCGATGAAGACCGCATTGCAGAACGATGGCGAGATCACGATCGATGTACCTCATGGGGATGCCTGGTTGAAAGAAGATACGACGCGTCCTTTATTACTGATTGCCGGTGGTACAGGGTTTAGTTATGTCCGTTCTATTCTGGACCATTGCCTGAACCAGAATATTCAGCGTGACATTTTTCTCTATTGGGGGGCAAAAGATGTTCTCCAGCTCTATGCATTAGACGAATTACGTGACTTAGCCTCTCAACATAGCAAACTCACGTTTATACCGGTTGTGGAGATATCAACTGATCCACAGTGGGACGGGAAAGTCGGTAATGTGTTGCAAGCGGTCAGTACGGATTTTGAATCACTGGAAGCATTTGATATTTATATCGCAGGCCGGTTTGATATGGCGGGTGCCGCTCGCGAACAGTTTACTCAAAATAAGCACGCGAAAAGTGAACGTATTTATGGCGATGCATTTGCGTTTATCTGA
- a CDS encoding 2Fe-2S iron-sulfur cluster-binding protein, protein MTFTVRMLPENIEFTVERGQTVLDAAIGQQIPFPHRCRVGACGMCLCKKLSGDVSYQLEPMLTEEEQSQGWIFSCQAYAQSHLVLTWDE, encoded by the coding sequence ATGACCTTTACGGTACGTATGTTACCCGAAAATATTGAGTTTACCGTAGAACGGGGCCAAACCGTATTGGATGCGGCAATTGGTCAGCAAATTCCTTTCCCACATCGTTGTCGGGTCGGTGCGTGTGGGATGTGTTTGTGCAAAAAACTTTCGGGAGACGTTTCCTATCAACTCGAACCGATGCTGACGGAAGAAGAGCAGTCGCAGGGATGGATATTTTCCTGTCAGGCTTATGCTCAAAGTCATTTAGTCCTTACTTGGGATGAGTAA
- the rho gene encoding transcription termination factor Rho yields the protein MNLTELKNKPVSELVQLGESLGLENLARLRKQDIIFSILKAHAKSGEDIFGDGVLEILQDGFGFLRSADSSYLAGPDDIYVSPSQIRRFNLRTGDSIAGKIRPPKEGERYFALLKVNTVNDDKPDNARNKILFENLTPLHANERMVMERGNGSTEDITARVLDLASPIGKGQRGLIVAPPKAGKTMLLQNIAQSIAYNHPECILMVLLIDERPEEVTEMQRLVKGEVVASTFDEPASRHVQVAEMVIEKAKRLVEHKKDVVILLDSITRLARAYNTVVPSSGKVLTGGVDANALHRPKRFFGAARNVEEGGSLTIIATALVDTGSKMDEVIYEEFKGTGNMELHLNRKIAEKRVFPAIDFNRSGTRREELLTKTDELQKMWILRKIVHPMGETDAMECLIDKLAMTKTNDEFFDAMRRQ from the coding sequence ATGAATTTAACAGAATTAAAGAACAAACCTGTGTCTGAGCTCGTGCAGCTGGGTGAGAGCCTGGGGCTTGAAAACCTCGCGCGTTTAAGAAAACAAGACATTATCTTCTCTATTTTAAAAGCTCACGCAAAAAGTGGTGAAGACATCTTTGGTGATGGTGTATTAGAAATTCTCCAGGACGGCTTTGGTTTTTTGCGTAGTGCAGACAGCTCTTATCTGGCTGGACCTGACGACATTTATGTGTCACCGAGTCAGATTCGTCGTTTCAACCTGCGTACTGGTGATTCGATTGCCGGAAAGATTCGACCACCCAAAGAAGGTGAGCGCTACTTTGCGTTGCTGAAAGTTAATACAGTCAATGATGATAAACCGGATAACGCCAGAAATAAGATTCTGTTTGAAAACCTGACACCGCTGCATGCCAATGAACGAATGGTGATGGAGCGAGGCAATGGTTCAACTGAAGATATCACAGCGCGTGTTTTGGATTTAGCATCACCGATCGGTAAAGGTCAGCGTGGATTGATTGTTGCACCACCAAAGGCGGGTAAGACAATGCTGCTGCAAAACATTGCTCAAAGTATTGCTTACAACCATCCTGAGTGTATTTTGATGGTACTGTTGATTGACGAACGTCCGGAAGAAGTAACAGAAATGCAACGTCTGGTCAAAGGTGAAGTAGTTGCTTCTACGTTTGATGAACCGGCATCTCGCCACGTTCAGGTGGCAGAAATGGTGATTGAAAAGGCGAAACGTCTGGTTGAACATAAGAAAGATGTTGTGATCTTATTGGATTCAATTACACGTTTGGCTCGTGCATATAACACGGTCGTTCCTTCTTCGGGTAAAGTTCTGACAGGTGGTGTTGATGCGAATGCGCTCCATCGTCCGAAGCGTTTCTTTGGTGCGGCTCGTAATGTCGAAGAAGGCGGTAGTCTGACAATTATCGCGACAGCGCTGGTTGATACCGGTTCGAAGATGGATGAAGTCATCTATGAAGAGTTTAAAGGGACAGGGAATATGGAATTGCACCTGAACCGTAAAATTGCAGAGAAACGAGTGTTCCCCGCAATCGACTTCAACCGCTCAGGAACGCGCCGTGAAGAGTTACTGACCAAAACGGATGAATTACAAAAAATGTGGATTTTGCGCAAAATCGTTCACCCAATGGGAGAAACCGATGCGATGGAATGCCTCATTGATAAACTGGCGATGACAAAGACCAACGATGAGTTCTTTGATGCGATGAGACGTCAGTAA
- the trxA gene encoding thioredoxin TrxA → MSDKILQLTDDAFESSVINAEVPVLVDFWAEWCGPCKMIAPILDEIANEYEGKLTIAKLNIDQNAGTPPRFGIRGIPTLLLFKDGNVAGTKVGALSKTQLKEFLDANL, encoded by the coding sequence ATGAGTGATAAGATTTTGCAGCTCACCGATGACGCGTTTGAAAGTAGTGTAATCAATGCTGAAGTCCCTGTGCTTGTTGATTTCTGGGCAGAATGGTGTGGTCCATGCAAAATGATTGCGCCGATTTTGGATGAAATTGCTAATGAGTACGAAGGTAAGCTCACGATCGCTAAATTAAATATCGATCAAAATGCGGGTACACCACCAAGATTCGGTATTCGTGGTATCCCAACATTACTACTGTTTAAAGATGGTAATGTCGCAGGAACAAAAGTTGGCGCGTTGTCAAAGACTCAGCTCAAAGAGTTTTTAGACGCCAATTTATAA
- the rhlB gene encoding ATP-dependent RNA helicase RhlB produces the protein MKKTHITEQKFADLGLAPQVTAGLEQKGFDYCTPIQALALPVVLSGRDIAGQAQTGTGKTLAFLTATFNHLLTAPAPEEREPTQPRAIIMAPTRELAIQIFNDAEPLVQSTGLKVALAYGGESYDKQQSKLQQGVDILIGTTGRIIDFYKQKVFHLNHIQVVVLDEADRMFDLGFIKDIRFLFRRMPPPANRLNMLFSATLSYRVQELAFEHMNSPEHVVVEPSQKTGHRIKEELFYPSNEHKMALLQTLIEEEWPDRAIIFANTKHKCERVWGHLAADGHRVGLLTGDVPQKKRERILEQFTQGQLDILVATDVAARGLHIPQVTHVFNYDLPDDSEDYVHRIGRTGRAGASGHSISFACEEYAINLPGIETYIEHSIPVSDYDASALLTDLPSPLRLAPSKTSRRTNTGGSRSGRQNGRGNHSSRKRPRQNNTPNRNS, from the coding sequence ATGAAAAAGACGCATATCACAGAGCAAAAATTCGCCGACTTGGGGTTAGCCCCTCAAGTTACAGCAGGTTTGGAACAAAAAGGGTTTGATTATTGTACCCCGATCCAAGCCTTGGCGCTGCCGGTAGTGCTCTCCGGCCGTGACATTGCAGGCCAGGCCCAAACAGGGACTGGTAAAACGCTTGCGTTTCTTACTGCAACCTTTAATCATCTGCTAACAGCACCTGCCCCAGAGGAGCGGGAGCCAACTCAGCCACGAGCAATTATTATGGCACCAACTCGTGAGTTAGCGATACAAATTTTTAACGACGCAGAACCACTTGTGCAAAGTACCGGCTTAAAAGTCGCACTGGCTTATGGTGGTGAAAGTTACGATAAACAGCAGTCCAAGTTACAACAAGGTGTTGATATCCTTATCGGAACTACCGGTCGGATTATCGATTTCTACAAACAAAAAGTCTTTCATCTGAACCATATTCAGGTTGTCGTGCTCGATGAAGCGGATCGAATGTTTGATCTTGGTTTTATCAAAGATATTCGTTTTCTGTTCCGTCGTATGCCACCACCGGCGAATCGGCTGAACATGTTATTTTCTGCCACTCTCTCTTATCGGGTCCAGGAATTGGCATTTGAGCACATGAACAGTCCGGAACATGTGGTGGTTGAACCATCCCAGAAAACCGGACATCGGATTAAAGAAGAACTGTTTTATCCGTCAAATGAGCACAAAATGGCGTTGTTGCAAACCCTCATTGAAGAAGAGTGGCCAGACAGAGCAATCATTTTTGCCAATACCAAACATAAATGTGAACGGGTCTGGGGACATCTGGCTGCCGATGGTCATCGCGTCGGACTGCTGACCGGTGATGTACCGCAGAAAAAACGCGAACGTATTCTGGAGCAGTTTACTCAGGGTCAATTGGATATTTTAGTTGCAACCGACGTGGCTGCACGAGGACTCCATATCCCTCAAGTGACGCACGTGTTTAACTATGATTTACCCGATGACAGTGAAGATTATGTCCACCGGATTGGGCGGACGGGTCGAGCAGGAGCGAGTGGTCATTCGATTAGTTTCGCCTGCGAAGAATACGCAATCAACTTACCGGGAATCGAAACGTATATCGAACATTCTATTCCGGTTTCTGATTATGATGCATCAGCATTACTGACTGATTTACCCAGTCCGTTAAGACTGGCACCATCAAAAACATCAAGAAGAACCAATACCGGGGGTTCAAGATCAGGACGACAAAATGGACGAGGTAATCATTCATCCAGAAAACGTCCGCGACAAAACAACACCCCGAATAGAAATAGCTGA
- the gppA gene encoding guanosine-5'-triphosphate,3'-diphosphate diphosphatase, with translation MSQAVSSPLYAAIDLGSNSFHMLIVRHVEGSIQTMAKIKRKVRLAAGLDENNALSLEAMQRGWDCLSLFAERLQDIPTANIRIVGTATLRTAINVDVFLRQANQILGHPIEIISGEEEAATIYKGVAHTSGGSGRRFVVDIGGASTELIIGEGFEAKALTSLKMGCVTWLEKHFRDRQLSKENFEHAIAKAKMTLTPILQQYRTIGWDICVGASGTVQALQEIMLAQGMDEVITLAKLKRLQNQAMRADHLEELEIEGLTLERALVFPSGLSILIAIFEEFEIEAMTLAGGALREGLVYEMIDGLRQDNIRERTIHSIQSRYQIDTVYATQVSDLASKLFNQCGGAAWIIEPQAEMLLKAAAQLHEIGLAVDYKKGGEHSAYLIQHSELPGFTRAQRYCLGELVRRYRDNITSMPEQYALSGASSKRLLRLLRLAVLLSHRRNSALEPHVKLTCSEDALQLSLDAQWLDANPLTKAELEIEANRQTDMGWPLEVVAHT, from the coding sequence ATGAGCCAAGCCGTATCTTCACCACTCTATGCTGCCATCGATCTCGGATCAAACAGCTTTCACATGCTGATTGTCCGGCATGTTGAAGGCAGCATACAGACGATGGCCAAAATTAAACGAAAAGTGAGACTTGCCGCCGGACTGGATGAAAACAACGCTCTCAGTCTGGAGGCAATGCAACGAGGCTGGGATTGCCTGAGTCTGTTCGCAGAACGGTTACAGGATATTCCCACGGCAAATATTCGTATTGTCGGTACCGCAACACTGCGGACAGCCATCAATGTGGATGTATTTTTGCGACAGGCCAATCAGATACTCGGACATCCGATCGAAATCATTTCAGGTGAAGAAGAAGCGGCCACCATCTATAAAGGGGTTGCCCATACCTCGGGCGGAAGCGGACGCCGATTCGTGGTCGATATCGGCGGAGCAAGTACCGAACTGATTATTGGCGAAGGTTTCGAGGCCAAAGCCTTAACCAGTTTAAAGATGGGCTGTGTCACTTGGCTTGAAAAACACTTCAGAGACCGTCAGCTCTCTAAAGAAAACTTTGAGCATGCCATCGCAAAAGCGAAGATGACGCTAACGCCGATCCTACAACAATACCGAACCATCGGCTGGGACATCTGTGTCGGAGCAAGTGGTACGGTTCAAGCGTTGCAAGAGATTATGCTGGCTCAGGGGATGGACGAAGTAATTACACTGGCCAAACTGAAGCGTTTACAAAATCAGGCCATGCGGGCCGATCATCTCGAAGAACTGGAAATCGAAGGGCTCACATTGGAAAGAGCGCTGGTCTTTCCAAGCGGTCTGTCCATCCTGATTGCCATATTTGAGGAATTCGAGATCGAAGCCATGACGCTGGCAGGGGGAGCACTTCGGGAAGGTCTGGTTTATGAAATGATTGATGGATTACGTCAGGATAATATCCGGGAGCGCACAATCCACAGCATTCAGAGTCGCTATCAAATCGATACGGTATACGCCACTCAGGTCTCCGACCTCGCCAGTAAATTGTTTAACCAGTGCGGTGGTGCAGCATGGATTATTGAACCACAAGCCGAGATGCTGCTCAAAGCCGCGGCACAGTTACACGAAATTGGTTTAGCGGTAGATTATAAAAAAGGCGGAGAACACAGCGCTTATTTGATCCAGCATTCAGAACTCCCCGGCTTTACCCGTGCGCAGCGTTATTGTCTAGGTGAACTGGTTCGTCGTTATCGCGACAATATCACCTCAATGCCAGAACAATACGCTCTTTCAGGCGCCAGTAGTAAACGCTTACTCAGACTGTTACGTCTTGCCGTTTTACTCAGTCATCGACGCAATTCAGCGCTCGAACCGCATGTGAAGCTGACATGCTCGGAAGACGCTCTCCAATTATCTCTTGATGCCCAATGGCTCGATGCCAACCCGCTGACGAAAGCAGAGCTGGAAATCGAAGCCAACCGACAAACCGATATGGGATGGCCACTGGAAGTCGTCGCCCACACCTAA